The bacterium BMS3Abin08 genome segment GGTTCCCGTCATCGTTATAGTGGACAACGGCAACAGGGTCCTCCCTTTTTACCTCAGATCCCCTTTCCCTGTTTATCGTGATACCTGCGGCGTGGTCTATAGGATCTTCAGCCCTGAGCCGCCCTGCGCCAAGGAGCGTTGCTGCCCAACCGATCTTTTCGGCATCGATCCCGGTGATATAGCCATCCTCAACTGCAGTAACCGGCAGGATGTTCCCTGCTACAGGGAGCAGTCCGGGATTGGCAATTATTTCGGGATTACCCCCCTGACTCTCCAGGAGTTCAACAAACTTCTCAAGGGCCTTACCGGAGTTGATCAGTCCTTCAAGCTTTATCCTCTTTTCAGCAAGTTTGCCTTCATTTATAGATGCCCCCGGATCAACCGTCTTTTTATCCTCTGAAAACCTCACAAGTTCCTCGGCAATATAGAGCATCCATGCCCCCAGGGTAAGCACAATATCTGTCAGGTTATCCCCGGCATTGCCTTTCAGGAAATTAATACACTCCCTGATCTCCAGGGCATTGCCAACGGCCTTCCCGATGGGGTCATTCATATCCGTAAGCACAGCAACCGTTTTTACACCAAAGGACTTTCCGACTTCAACCATCATCCGGGCCAGGACCTCGGCCTCCTCCATGGTCTTCATGAAAGCACCTGTACCAACCTTTACATCAAGGACCAGACCGTCAAGTCCCTCAGATAGTTTCTTGGACATAATGCTCGAGGCTATCAGGGGAATGCTTTCAACGGTTGCGGTTACATCCCGCAGTGCATAGAGCCTTCTGTCTGCAGGGGCGATCTCTTCAGTCTGTCCCATCATGGCTACGCCTGTATCCCAGAGGGCATTCCTGAAATCAAAGATGGAGAGGTCGGTTCTGAATCCGGGAATGGATTCAAGCTTATCAAGGGTGCCGCCTGTATGCCCGAGACCCCTGCCGGATATCATGGGCACTACGACACCGGCAGCCGCAAGGAGCGGGGCAAGCACAATACTGACCTTATCACCCACACCTCCCGTTGAGTGTTTGTCCACAATGCTGCTCTCCATCTCCGAAAGGTCGAGCACCTCACCCGACCGGAGCATAACCTCTGTAAAGTGCACTGTCTCACCGTGAGCCATACCCCTCAGAAATGTCGCCATGAGGAACGCCGACACCTGGTAGTCCGGAACTGAACCGTCGATAAGTCCCCGAACAAGGAAATTCAGTTCTTCTTTATCCAGCACCTCCCCGTCCCTCTTTTTACGTATTATCTCCACTGCATTCATGGTCACAATTATATCAGATTACGGGGAAGTAAATCTGACAGGCTTGACAGACCGGGGTGGACCCCAAAAACCGGACAATGTGTTAAGCTCTGAGTCAACGGAAAAAAGGTTAATCATCACACTTCAGTATGGTAATTGCCTTTACCGGATGGTATTGCAATCTGTGACTTCAGTTGACAATCCACATAAAAATGTGTTACACATAAATATGTGAACCCTCATAGGGAGGTGAATATTTAAATGAATAGGCAGAATGTAACATTATCGTTACCTAAATCATTATTGAAGAAAGCAAAGGCAATAGCAGCGGACAGGGGGAAATCCCTTAGTGGACTTTTAAGGGAATCTCTTGAAGAGAAGGTTAGAGAGACTACGGGCTACAAAAAGGCAAGGAACAGGCAGTTAAAGTTACTTAAAAAGGGCATTGA includes the following:
- the pdp gene encoding pyrimidine-nucleoside phosphorylase, producing MNAVEIIRKKRDGEVLDKEELNFLVRGLIDGSVPDYQVSAFLMATFLRGMAHGETVHFTEVMLRSGEVLDLSEMESSIVDKHSTGGVGDKVSIVLAPLLAAAGVVVPMISGRGLGHTGGTLDKLESIPGFRTDLSIFDFRNALWDTGVAMMGQTEEIAPADRRLYALRDVTATVESIPLIASSIMSKKLSEGLDGLVLDVKVGTGAFMKTMEEAEVLARMMVEVGKSFGVKTVAVLTDMNDPIGKAVGNALEIRECINFLKGNAGDNLTDIVLTLGAWMLYIAEELVRFSEDKKTVDPGASINEGKLAEKRIKLEGLINSGKALEKFVELLESQGGNPEIIANPGLLPVAGNILPVTAVEDGYITGIDAEKIGWAATLLGAGRLRAEDPIDHAAGITINRERGSEVKREDPVAVVHYNDDGNLEEALRLVENAFNIGTEPPGLREIIRKIIQ